Sequence from the Pedobacter sp. D749 genome:
GTTTTAAAAATGTGCACAACCACATCGAAATAATCAAGAATAATCCAATCTGCTGATTCGAAACCTTCTTTATGCCTCGGATCGGCCTGAGTGGCTTTATATATTTCTTTTTCTACACTATCGGCAATAGCTTTTACCTGAGTACCAGAGTTGGCACTCGCTATAATGAAGTAATCAGCCACTGAAGTATGAATATTTCTAAGATCTAACCGCACTATATCTTCTCCTTTTTTTTCCTGGATGCCGTGAACGGCTAACTCTGAAAGGTATGTAGAAAGGGCTACTATTTTCTTTTTTACCATTAAAATGCTTTAATTTTGGAATTACAATATTATAAATTCAACACTTGCAAAATAACACTTTTTCGACACTATTTGTTGGTCAAAATTTAATCAAATTAAAAGAAGTTGATTCTACTAATAACTTTTTAAAAAACTTGGTGTCAAAATCCGAGCCATTAGCCGAAGGTACTGTAATTATGGCAGACAATCAGTTTGCCGGAAGAGGGCAGCAGGAAAGCATTTGGCAAACCCAGGCAGGTAAAAATATT
This genomic interval carries:
- the rsfS gene encoding ribosome silencing factor, which produces MVKKKIVALSTYLSELAVHGIQEKKGEDIVRLDLRNIHTSVADYFIIASANSGTQVKAIADSVEKEIYKATQADPRHKEGFESADWIILDYFDVVVHIFKTEKRHFYGIEELWGDAESTNYQSA